A single Opisthocomus hoazin isolate bOpiHoa1 chromosome 1, bOpiHoa1.hap1, whole genome shotgun sequence DNA region contains:
- the PRSS23 gene encoding serine protease 23, which translates to MAGLSALILLLCAAKDVMPSSSHWKPTWPSYRVPVILPQSTLNLDKPQFDAEARLEVVSPCGPACHKSSPLPTYEEVKNYLSYETLYANGSLTETEVGIYILSNSGDGSQGKSRTKRQIYGYDSRFSIFGKDFLLNYPFSTSVKLSTGCTGTLVAEKHVLTAAHCIHDGKSYVKGAQKLRVGFLKPKLKDGSKGANITNSAMPEKMKFQWIRVKRTHVPKGWIKGNANDIGMDYDYALLELKKPHKRKFMKIGVSPPARHLPGGRIHFSGYDNDRPGNLVYRFCDVKDETYDLLYQQCDAQPGASGSGVYVRMWKRQNHKWERKIIGIFSGHQWVDMNGTPQDFNVAVRITPLKYAQICYWIKGNYLDCREG; encoded by the coding sequence ATGGCAGGCTTGTCTGCTTTAATCCTCCTTTTGTGTGCTGCTAAAGATGTGATGCCCTCCAGTTCTCACTGGAAGCCAACCTGGCCATCTTACAGAGTTCCGGTTATCCTGCCACAGTCTACCCTTAACTTGGACAAACCGCAGTTTGATGCTGAAGCCAGACTGGAAGTGGTATCTCCGTGTGGCCCAGCGTGCCACAAAAGTTCTCCGCTGCCCACTTACGAAGAAGTGAAGAACTACCTGTCCTACGAAACCTTGTACGCTAATGGTAGCCTCACTGAAACTGAAGTGGGCATTTATATTCTGAGCAACAGCGGTGATGGGTCTCAAGGCAAATCCCGAACTAAGAGGCAGATCTATGGCTATGATAGCAGGTTTAGCATTTTTGGGAAAGACTTCTTGTTGAATTACCCGTTCTCCACGTCAGTGAAGCTATCTACAGGTTGCACAGGGACGCTAGTGGCTGAAAAACACGTTCTTACTGCCGCTCATTGTATCCATGATGGCAAGAGTTATGTCAAAGGAGCTCAGAAACTGCGGGTAGGGTTCCTGAAGCCCAAGCTGAAAGATGGCAGCAAAGGGGCCAATATCACCAACTCGGCAATGCCTGAGAAAATGAAATTCCAGTGGATCCGAGTGAAACGGACACATGTCCCCAAAGGGTGGATCAAAGGCAACGCCAATGACATTGGCATGGATTATGACTATGCCCTGCTGGAGCTCAAGAAGCCTCATAAAAGAAAGTTTATGAAGATAGGTGTGAGCCCACCAGCAAGACACTTGCCCGGAGGGAGGATTCACTTCTCTGGCTACGACAATGATCGCCCAGGAAATCTGGTTTACCGTTTCTGTGATGTCAAAGACGAAACGTATGACCTGTTGTACCAGCAGTGTGACGCGCAGCCGGGAGCGAGTGGATCTGGGGTGTACGTGAGGATGTGGAAGAGGCAGAATCACAAATGGGAGCGTAAAATTATTGGAATATTTTCAGGCCATCAGTGGGTGGACATGAATGGCACCCCGCAGGACTTCAATGTGGCCGTTCGCATCACACCCCTCAAATACGCACAGATCTGTTACTGGATCAAAGGCAACTACCTTGACTGCAGGGAAGGATAA